Below is a genomic region from Jiangella gansuensis DSM 44835.
GGCCACGTCGAGCGCGCGCTGCGCACCACGCTGGACGAGAACCTGGCCATGATCGCCGACACCGTGACCTTCCTGGTGGGCGAGGGCCGGCGGGTCTTCGTCGACTGTGAGCACTTCTTCGACGGCTACCGCACGGACCCTGAGTACGCGCTGCGGGTGGTCCGGACGGCGACGGAGTCCGGCGCCGACGTCGTCGTCCTGTGCGACACCAACGGCGGCATGCTCCCGGACGACGTCCGCGCCACCGTCTCAGCGGTCGCCGAGCAGACCGGGGCCCGGCTGGGGATGCACGCCCACAACGACACCGGCTGCGCGGTCGCCAACACCGTCGCCGCCGTGGACGCCGGGGCAACCCACGTCCAGGGCACCGTCAACGGCACCGGTGAGCGCACCGGCAACGCCGACATCGTGACCGTGGTGGCGAACCTGGAGCTCAAGCGCGGGATGCGGGTGCTGCCCGACGGCGCGCTGCCGGAGGCGACCCGGATCGCGCACGCCATCTCCGAGCTGACGAACATCGTGCCGTACTCGCGCCAGCCCTACGTCGGGGCCAGTGCCTTCGCGCACAAGGCCGGCCTGCACGCCAGCGCCATCAAGGTGGACCCCGACCTCTACCAGCACACCGACCCGGGCCTGGTCGGCAACGACATGCGGCTGCTGGTGTCGGACATGGCCGGGCGGGCCAGCATCGAGCTGAAGAGCCGGGAGCTGGGCTTCGACGTCTCCGGCGACCGCGAACTGGTCACCCGCGTCACCCAGCGGGTGAAGGACCTGGAGGCCGCCGGCTACACGTTCGAGGCGGCGGACGCGTCGTTCGAACTGCTGCTGCGCGCGGAGGCGGAGGGGCAGCGGCTGAGCTACTTCGACGTGGAGTCGTGGCGGGTCATCACCGAGTCACGGCCCGGTGGCGACGCCGTCAGCGAGGCGACGGTGAAGCTGCGGGCCGGTGGCGAGCGCGTCGTCGTGACCGGTGAGGGGAACGGTCCGGTCAACGCGCTCGACCACGCCCTGCGCACCGCGATCGGCGCGCTGTACCCGGAGATCGACAAGCTCGAGCTCATCGACTTCCGGGTACGGATCCTCGACGCGGCCCACGGCACCGACGCGGTGACGCGGGTGCTGGTGGAGATGACGGACGGGAAGACGTCCTGGGA
It encodes:
- the cimA gene encoding citramalate synthase, with the protein product MTDLERFHVYDTSLRDGAQQEGLSLSVQDKLAIAAHLDELGVGFIEGGWPGAVPKDTEFFRRARTELELKTATLAAFGATRKAGGRAADDPQVRALLDAETSVVTLVAKSHVGHVERALRTTLDENLAMIADTVTFLVGEGRRVFVDCEHFFDGYRTDPEYALRVVRTATESGADVVVLCDTNGGMLPDDVRATVSAVAEQTGARLGMHAHNDTGCAVANTVAAVDAGATHVQGTVNGTGERTGNADIVTVVANLELKRGMRVLPDGALPEATRIAHAISELTNIVPYSRQPYVGASAFAHKAGLHASAIKVDPDLYQHTDPGLVGNDMRLLVSDMAGRASIELKSRELGFDVSGDRELVTRVTQRVKDLEAAGYTFEAADASFELLLRAEAEGQRLSYFDVESWRVITESRPGGDAVSEATVKLRAGGERVVVTGEGNGPVNALDHALRTAIGALYPEIDKLELIDFRVRILDAAHGTDAVTRVLVEMTDGKTSWETVGVGANIIEASWEALVDAVTYGLLRQGAAAIS